Proteins from a genomic interval of Apteryx mantelli isolate bAptMan1 chromosome 5, bAptMan1.hap1, whole genome shotgun sequence:
- the UBE2D3 gene encoding ubiquitin-conjugating enzyme E2 D3 isoform X2, which translates to MFHWQATIMGPNDSPYQGGVFFLTIHFPTDYPFKPPKVAFTTRIYHPNINSNGSICLDILRSQWSPALTISKVLLSICSLLCDPNPDDPLVPEIARIYKTDRDKYNRISREWTQKYAM; encoded by the exons A TGTTTCATTGGCAAGCCACAATTATGGGACCT AATGACAGTCCATATCAGGGTGGTGTATTCTTCTtgacaattcattttcctacagaCTACCCTTTCAAACCACCTAAG gTTGCATTTACAACAAGAATCTATCATCCAAATATTAACAGTAATGGCAGCATTTGTCTCGATATTTTAAGATCACAGTGGTCTCCTGCTTTAACTATTTCTAAAG ttctCTTATCCATTTGTTCACTGTTATGTGATCCAAATCCAGATGACCCACTAGTGCCAGAGATTGCACGTATCTATAAAACAGACAGAGACAA GTACAACAGAATATCTCGGGAATGGACTCAGAAGTATGCCATGTGA
- the UBE2D3 gene encoding ubiquitin-conjugating enzyme E2 D3 isoform X1 has product MALKRINKELSDLARDPPAQCSAGPVGDDMFHWQATIMGPNDSPYQGGVFFLTIHFPTDYPFKPPKVAFTTRIYHPNINSNGSICLDILRSQWSPALTISKVLLSICSLLCDPNPDDPLVPEIARIYKTDRDKYNRISREWTQKYAM; this is encoded by the exons gaactTAGTGACTTAGCCCGTGATCCTCCAGCACAGTGTTCAGCAGGTCCCGTTGGAGATGACA TGTTTCATTGGCAAGCCACAATTATGGGACCT AATGACAGTCCATATCAGGGTGGTGTATTCTTCTtgacaattcattttcctacagaCTACCCTTTCAAACCACCTAAG gTTGCATTTACAACAAGAATCTATCATCCAAATATTAACAGTAATGGCAGCATTTGTCTCGATATTTTAAGATCACAGTGGTCTCCTGCTTTAACTATTTCTAAAG ttctCTTATCCATTTGTTCACTGTTATGTGATCCAAATCCAGATGACCCACTAGTGCCAGAGATTGCACGTATCTATAAAACAGACAGAGACAA GTACAACAGAATATCTCGGGAATGGACTCAGAAGTATGCCATGTGA